From the genome of Longispora fulva:
GGCGCCGGTCACGAGGACGATGAGGACGTTCACGTCGAGGTCCGGGAACCAGGCTATCGCCGAGCGGACACATCTGCCGAGCGCCGCCTGGACGTCGTCGCCGGTCAGGCCGTCGGCGTGCTGGTCCTCAAGGAGGGCGCGGACGACGGCGCCGAGTACCAGTCTGATCTGTTCGGGGTTGAACTCCGCCAGCCGGCCGGCCGCCGCCCCGAACGCCTCGGGGTCCCCCGCCCTGGCCGCCTCGACCCCCTCGGTCGCCGCCGTGGCTATCGCGCGGGCCCGCGGGGGCAGGTACTGCCAGGGCTTGTCCATCCGCCCAGGATCGCACGGGGCCCCGCGCGCCACCGCCGGCGGGCGGTGGCGCGCATCACACCGGGGCAATTCCGCCACCGGCGACCGAACGCGGATGATCCACGACACGTTCACCGTGACCAGGAACCCATCCGGCTGACCTGGGCGCATAGCGTAGACTGGGTCGTGGTCCGCCCGGTTCTGCCGCGGACCGATTCTCATGTCGCCCACCACGCGCCGCGACCTACGAGGTCTGCGCCGGGCAGGACGACCCTTCGACGTTCGGAGTTCCCATGGCGGCTAGCCGCCCCATCACCACCTCAACCGACGCCACCTTCACCGAGCTCGGCGTACCCGCGCCGCTCGTCAAGGTGCTCGAGGACAACGGCATCCTCTCGCCGTTCCCCATCCAGGTCGCCACGCTGCCCGACTCCCTCGCCGGGCGCGACGTGCTCGGCCGGGGCCGGACCGGCTCCGGCAAGACGTACGCGTTCGCGCTGCCCCTGATGGCCCGCCTGGCCGCCAGTGGCACACCGCGGCGCGCCGGCCGGCCGCGGGCGATGATCCTGGCGCCGACCCGCGAGCTCGCCACCCAGATCGACGCCACCCTCGCCCCGCTGGCGAAGGCGATGGGTCTGCGGACCCTCACCGTCTTCGGCGGCGTCGGCGCGGGCCCGCAGATCAAGGCGCTGAAGGCCGGGGTCGACATCGTCGTCGCCTGCCCGGGCCGGCTCGCCGACCACCTGCAGACCGGCAACGTGCACCTCGACGCCGTCGAGATCACGATCCTGGACGAGGCCGACCACATGGCCGAGCTGGGCTTCCTGCCCGTCGTCCGCCGGCTGATGGACGCCACCCCCCGGGTGGGTCAGCGGCTGCTGTTCTCCGCGACCCTCGACGGCGGCATCGACGTCCTGGTCAAGCGGTTCCTCAGCAACCCGATCACGCACAGCGTCGACTCGGCCCAGTCGCCGGTCGTCGACATGACGCACCACGTGCTGCACATCCGCAAGGAGGAGCGGCTGCCGATCCTCGCGGACCTGACCGCCGCCCCGGGCCGCACCATGGTGTTCACCCGGACCAAGCGCGGGGCGAAGACCCTGACGCGGCAGCTCAACGCCGCCGGCGTGCCGGCCGTCGAGCTGCACGGCAACCTGGGCCAGAACGCCCGGACCCGCAGCCTCGCGGCGTTCTCCGACGGTTCGGCGAAGACCCTGGTCGCCACCGACATCGCGGCGCGCGGCATCCACGTGGACGACGT
Proteins encoded in this window:
- a CDS encoding DEAD/DEAH box helicase, whose translation is MAASRPITTSTDATFTELGVPAPLVKVLEDNGILSPFPIQVATLPDSLAGRDVLGRGRTGSGKTYAFALPLMARLAASGTPRRAGRPRAMILAPTRELATQIDATLAPLAKAMGLRTLTVFGGVGAGPQIKALKAGVDIVVACPGRLADHLQTGNVHLDAVEITILDEADHMAELGFLPVVRRLMDATPRVGQRLLFSATLDGGIDVLVKRFLSNPITHSVDSAQSPVVDMTHHVLHIRKEERLPILADLTAAPGRTMVFTRTKRGAKTLTRQLNAAGVPAVELHGNLGQNARTRSLAAFSDGSAKTLVATDIAARGIHVDDVTLVIHADPPVEHKAYLHRSGRTARAGNSGTVITLMTNEQVSDVRDLTRKAGITPTTTRLSPGHPLLQELAPGERVFVEPSEAAVGVAMSAEAIRANGGGGGGNTGRGGRSGGAGRGGRGDGSGRAAGGSGRGDDAGRAAGRGDGSGRGAGSGRGRGGAGQGGSGPGGSGQGGQAGSGRSAGSGRGDGAPRAEGAGRSAGAGRAAGSGRGRASGAATGSVPSPRRGGSPAASPARNAGIVAFSTQSRAGGGRRAGS